From Malaya genurostris strain Urasoe2022 chromosome 2, Malgen_1.1, whole genome shotgun sequence:
cgacacacacagacattttgcgaactcggcgaactgattcgaatggtatatgacacttgaccatccaagcctcggttcaaaagtctgttTTCACAAAGATTTCATATCCTTtctaatgagaaaggcaaaaaacaataAACATCCAACAAGTTCAATTCCGTTTTATGTTACCGTCTGATGGGGTATTAAAAAGCTGCTGATTAAGCCAACTTTGCGTTTACGCGAACACCACAAGGTAGACACGTTCTGAAACGTGTCAACGAAAAAACACTGCCGACAAACGAAGTTTATTCACCTTGTCTCAGTCGCGTCGTTTAGGCCTTTGTGTATAACCAGTCGTGACTGAATGATTGAATCATCGAACCTATTAtaattgttcttttttttcttttttcccctTAATTCTAGTTTGCTGGTCTGGacttgcagcagcagcagcagctgagCAAGCAAGATTCTGGAAATTTTAAAACTTCGGCTGCTCGTTACGTTCCACCCCAGCTGAGAAGCGGCCgtagtggtggtggtggtggaggcGGTAGCGGTAGTGGCTCTGAGACTGATCCAAAGCCTGCTGGTGTAGGCCGTGGAGGATACGGTCGTGGAGACGATTATTCCGGGGGCTCATCCAGATATCCGGACCGTGATCGTGGTGATTACTACAACAACCGTGGTGGGGATTTCAACCGTCGCGGAGGCGGTGGTGGACGATTCCAAAACGACCGAAGAGATAATTACAatcgcggcggcggcggcggcggcagtGGTGGTGGATACAGTAACCGTGGCGGAGGCCAAGAACGTGCTCTTGATCAACAGCAACCACCTCAAGAGTTCCAACAGAATGGCGACGAAGTACGTGACGGCCAGTTTAACGATCGTGATGAACAAAGAGCCGGGGCTCACTGGGGTAACGGTCCTCGCGGTGGTCGCGGAGGGGATTATCGTGATAGGCCAGTGGATAATCGCCCACCACAGAACGACCGTTGGCAGGAGCCGCCGACAAACGGAGCAGCAGATTTTAGAGAGGGATATGGTGCCGGAAGTGGCTCCGGTGGTTACGGAGGCAACCGTGGCGGAAGAGAGGACCGCGGACCAGCTATGGGAGGACGCTGGAACGAACGTGGCAGAGGAGATGTCGATTATACACAGCTTACCGATCGTGATGAACGTTTGGAGATGGAGCTCTTCAAAAACGGTAACACCGGTATCAATTTCAGCAAGTACGAAGATATTCCCGTGGAGGCGACGGGCGACGATGTCCCAATACACATCAACTCCTTCTTGGATATCGAGCTGACAGAAATTATCGATAACAACATAAAATTAGCGCACTACGATGTACCGACGCCAGTTCAAAAGTACGCCATCCCGATCATCATGACTGGTCGCGATCTGATGGCTTGTGCTCAGACCGGTTCGGGCAAGACTGccgcctttcttgtaccaattctCAACCAGATGTACAAGCACGGAATCAGCGCTCCGCCGCAAGGTCGTCCGTTCAATCGTCGCAAACAGTATCCACTCGGATTGGTTTTGGCGCCTACTCGGGAGTTGGCCACTCAAATTTTCGAAGAATCCAAAAAATTCTGTTACCGGTCACGCATGCGCCCGGCCGTTCTGTACGGTGGTAATAATACACAAGAACAAATGCGCGAACTCGATCGCGGATGTCATCTGATTGTTGCTACCCCTGGTCGTCTAGAAGATATGATCATGCGTGGCAAAGTAGGGCTCGACAATATTCGGTTCCTTGTACTCGACGAGGCTGATCGTATGCTGGACATGGGATTCGAGCCACAGATTCGTCGTATTGTTGAGGAAAGCAAGATGCCTCCGACCGGGGAACGTCAAACATTAATGTTCTCAGCCACCTTTCCGAAAGCAATTCAAGAACTTGCTAGTGATTTCCTCCATAACTATATATTTTTAGCTGTCGGTCGTGTTGGATCTACTTCCGTCAATATTACACAATCGATCTTTTGGGTAGATGAAAACGATAAGCGTTCCCATCTGTTGGATTTACTCTCAAATATCAATGCACAGAATGAGGGCGATGATAAGGATTGTTTGACGTTGATCTTCGTTGAAACCAAGAAATCGGCGGATGCGTTGGAAGATTTTCTCTACAGTTACAACCATCCGGTGACTAGCATTCATGGAGATCGTACCCAAAAGGAACGCGAGGAAGCATTGAAGTGCTTCCGTTCGGGTCGCTGTCCAGTTTTAGTTGCTACTGCTGTGGCCGCTCGTGGTTTGGACATCCCTAACGTGAAACATGTTATCAACTTCGATCTGCCGGCGGAAGTCGAAGAGTACGTCCACCGTATTGGTCGTACCGGTCGTATGGGCAACCTTGGTGTTGCTACTAGCTTCTTCAATGAGAAGAATCGCAATGTGGCCAACGGTTTGGTCAGACTGCTGCAGGAGACACAGCAGGAAATACCCTCATTCCTGGAAGATATGACCACCGATCGTTCGTGGGGTGGTCGTGGTCGTGGAGGTGGACGCACGCAACGTTATGGAGGGGCAAGTTCTACCTTTGGCTCTAGAGATTACCGTCAGCAGAATAACAGTCGCAACAATAATCGTGACCAGCGCGGCGGTGGTGGCAGCGGCTCTGGAGGCGGCGGTGGCCGTAGCAGCTACGGTGGAGGAAATTACAGTACGTATTATCAGAattcgtgttttttttcatactCATTATTTCCGGTAAAATTACAGATCGCGATGATGGAGGCTACTATCGCAACGGCGGAAGCAGCGGTGGCGGCGGTGGTGGAAGTTATGGTGGCAGTTACAACAATAACAGTAGCTCTGGACATGACTGGTGGAACGAGTAAGTGATCGGGTTCCACGATAAGGAACCCTGACACCTTTTTCCAGAATATTAATGGAAACACATACACAACAGCAACTTCGTATTAAAAATAGAACACAGATGAGATACCCACTTTAAATCAACACACATAACAAGCAAAAGAAAAAggctatttttcgtttttgcagGAAATAGATGGTTCATTCAGAATAGAATTCGGTTGTAAAATCTagctacaatattttttttaaataatccaACTCGTTTTACTGATGCAAAACAAAGATGAGGTGAAATCACTAGCTCTTTGTTGGAAACAAAAATATGGTAGCAAAATTTCTTATTTATCAAATTATTATAAATGCGTTTTAAAACATCTCGCAGGCTCACTAGGAGATCacaatgaataaatgaaaatcAGTGAATAAAATGTTTCTCTAACAGACTTAAATAGCCCCAAAAAAAataacagcaacaacaaaaactaaATGCAAATGAAGTGAGTATATCAAATTATGGATACATTTTCTATCAGCATGATAATGGGGTGCCTTCGTGGAATTTCTGGCAATCGCTTCTTTCTACATCAGCCAGTTTACCGTGATCAGAAAACTGAAACGAAACTCTCGTGTCGATACTAATAAACCCAAGAAGTGATAGCGCAGAACAGAACGGATTGTCCGAAAACATCTGAATACTGTAAGAAATGGTCAATCtgcgaaacattttttaaagtGAAAAACGCAGACGGACGAACAGAAGGGCAaacaatgaatttaaaaaaaaaactcattttactTCTAATAAATTCAGTACAGAAATCAACAACAACCAATTGTGACAAAATATCTTTAAAGACCAACGGCAACAAAACTGATAAAATATAGACAATTCGATGAAGAAggtaaaaattttgtttatttttcgttgtACGCTTCGAAACGCTTTCTCGAACTGTCAGAATTTTAATGGGATATAATTTTACTGTCGCTAGGTAAGGGCAGATAGAGGTAGATGGAGAACGGAGAATGCTATGAAAAAGGTAAGGAATTAAGATTTCCTTGATATTTTTGCTTTTTTCGCATAGAATGGTTATGCAatcaatgtactgtatttttggactgaaacccggagggccgagtgtcatataccattcgaatcagttcgtctagatcagaaaatgtctgtAACTCGcaatcggtaaagtggaatggtgcgatatttttttttaacacagagggcagtagtgtccttgatgcaatgcgagaataaatcagctgactactgtttacaatttaatttcagcattttccaaaatgagtaccgcaTACGCTACacgcttcgaagcagtttttttgttCTCTCACTCGAAAGGTCCCCAAATGACCCAAGCTACCGCGgcgaaatacatgaaaaagtcgaaacagtttgtgagtaagtgggtgaatggatttaaagaggtgaaaaatgtcaacgactttccaaatcgcggTTCTGTCGTTCATTGTCAGGAAAAGACGAAAAGGTGATTTGCGACCTGTTTTTGAATAATCCGACATTAACGACGCAAAGGTGCTTGAAAGTTTgccaaaaattgtttaaatatatcgtacggaACTTGATTTTcgtcgcaaataatttgaaattttgaaatactTTGCAAAAACCGATGTTGAGTGAAGACATGTGCAAAAACATCTTGAATGGGGAAAGGAGCAAAATGGTGTCGTGACCTTGGATTGGCCCTCTTagtcgcccgatgccaatccaatCGAGAAcatttgggctcaaatgaagatgaagcttaGGAAAAACCGATCACACGATTTGAAATTCggaggtcgttttcagaagaat
This genomic window contains:
- the LOC131427467 gene encoding ATP-dependent RNA helicase bel: MSNAINQNGTGLEQQFAGLDLQQQQQLSKQDSGNFKTSAARYVPPQLRSGRSGGGGGGGSGSGSETDPKPAGVGRGGYGRGDDYSGGSSRYPDRDRGDYYNNRGGDFNRRGGGGGRFQNDRRDNYNRGGGGGGSGGGYSNRGGGQERALDQQQPPQEFQQNGDEVRDGQFNDRDEQRAGAHWGNGPRGGRGGDYRDRPVDNRPPQNDRWQEPPTNGAADFREGYGAGSGSGGYGGNRGGREDRGPAMGGRWNERGRGDVDYTQLTDRDERLEMELFKNGNTGINFSKYEDIPVEATGDDVPIHINSFLDIELTEIIDNNIKLAHYDVPTPVQKYAIPIIMTGRDLMACAQTGSGKTAAFLVPILNQMYKHGISAPPQGRPFNRRKQYPLGLVLAPTRELATQIFEESKKFCYRSRMRPAVLYGGNNTQEQMRELDRGCHLIVATPGRLEDMIMRGKVGLDNIRFLVLDEADRMLDMGFEPQIRRIVEESKMPPTGERQTLMFSATFPKAIQELASDFLHNYIFLAVGRVGSTSVNITQSIFWVDENDKRSHLLDLLSNINAQNEGDDKDCLTLIFVETKKSADALEDFLYSYNHPVTSIHGDRTQKEREEALKCFRSGRCPVLVATAVAARGLDIPNVKHVINFDLPAEVEEYVHRIGRTGRMGNLGVATSFFNEKNRNVANGLVRLLQETQQEIPSFLEDMTTDRSWGGRGRGGGRTQRYGGASSTFGSRDYRQQNNSRNNNRDQRGGGGSGSGGGGGRSSYGGGNYNRDDGGYYRNGGSSGGGGGGSYGGSYNNNSSSGHDWWNE